A window of Amycolatopsis australiensis contains these coding sequences:
- a CDS encoding ATP-binding protein, producing the protein MTTDDLTSYVGRAGDETEVRRLLGEARLVTLTGPGGVGKTRLAGRVASSVTRAFPDGVIVAGLAELRDGTLVTRTLADCLGLHDTAARTALDTVLAHLRDRRTLLVLDNCEHLVGWCAELAGVLLRQCPDLVVLATSRCSLGVAGERVMPIAPLAVPPESARTVGDAIAYDAVRLFVDRATEVLPSFRLTEDNAAAVAGLCRQLDGLPLAVELAAARIRALSPGQIADRMSAGLALLTTGARSLPARQRSLRATIEWSHSLCTDAERAAWECCSVFAGAFDLAAAEDVCAARLDGFAVLDAVDGLVDKSVLLRVEGATGVRFRLLEALREFGQERLAAAGTAGSVARRHRDHHARLLAQADAEWFGPRRDEWFGRLSDRHADIRAALSWSLREAGEAVVALRMASSVIEYWLARGAAWEVREWLDRALAVAAEDAPGRATAQARAALCAALHADLEGARQRLELAEAISDEDAVPYVCHARAFVALLAIEPHALENAAEAVRIFGERGEVRKQLHPMFIQAVATAFRGDLAGARRLLDVMLHLCESAKDESYRSMALFGLGTVEIFFGGDLGVGEQAMRDALEIDLRGPDVLSAAYRVDGLAWASARREDWPSAARLFGTAATLWERCGAEPDIAVSLAHRELLAATRGALGEARFEEAFAEGRRRNPHDILAAPACSEPAGTAVLPPLTRRESEIARLVATGLSNREIAVRLVIAQRTAETHVQHILNKLDLANRTQVAIWVNERAEPGSGPA; encoded by the coding sequence ATGACGACGGACGACCTGACGAGCTACGTGGGCCGCGCCGGAGACGAGACCGAGGTGCGGCGCCTGCTGGGCGAGGCCCGCCTGGTCACGTTGACCGGCCCCGGCGGAGTGGGCAAGACCCGGCTCGCCGGCCGCGTCGCCAGCTCGGTGACCCGGGCGTTCCCCGACGGCGTGATCGTGGCCGGCCTCGCCGAGCTGCGCGACGGCACCCTGGTCACCCGCACCCTCGCCGACTGCCTCGGCCTGCACGACACGGCCGCCCGGACCGCGCTGGACACCGTGCTGGCCCACCTGCGTGACCGGCGGACGCTGCTCGTGCTGGACAACTGCGAGCACCTCGTCGGCTGGTGCGCCGAGCTGGCCGGCGTCCTGCTCCGGCAGTGCCCGGACCTGGTGGTCCTGGCGACGAGCCGGTGTTCGCTGGGGGTCGCCGGGGAGCGGGTCATGCCGATCGCGCCCCTGGCGGTGCCGCCCGAGAGTGCCCGGACCGTCGGAGACGCGATCGCCTACGACGCGGTCCGGCTGTTCGTCGACCGGGCGACCGAGGTGCTGCCGTCGTTCCGGCTGACCGAGGACAACGCGGCCGCCGTGGCGGGGTTGTGCCGCCAGCTGGACGGCCTGCCGCTGGCCGTCGAGCTGGCCGCGGCGCGCATCCGCGCCCTTTCGCCCGGCCAGATCGCCGACCGGATGAGCGCCGGCCTGGCGCTGCTGACCACGGGTGCGAGGTCGCTGCCCGCGCGTCAGCGCAGCTTGCGGGCCACCATCGAGTGGAGCCATTCCCTGTGCACGGACGCCGAGCGAGCGGCCTGGGAGTGCTGTTCGGTGTTCGCGGGGGCGTTCGACCTGGCCGCCGCCGAGGACGTCTGCGCGGCCCGGCTCGACGGCTTCGCGGTGCTGGACGCCGTGGACGGCTTGGTCGACAAGTCGGTTCTGCTGCGCGTCGAAGGCGCGACCGGGGTCCGGTTCCGGTTGCTGGAGGCGCTGCGCGAGTTCGGCCAGGAACGGCTGGCCGCCGCGGGAACCGCCGGGTCCGTCGCCCGGCGGCACCGCGACCACCACGCCCGCCTGCTGGCGCAGGCCGATGCGGAATGGTTCGGCCCGCGGCGCGACGAGTGGTTCGGCCGCCTGTCGGACCGGCACGCGGACATCCGCGCGGCGCTGTCGTGGTCCCTGCGCGAGGCCGGCGAGGCCGTCGTCGCGCTCCGGATGGCGAGCAGCGTGATCGAGTACTGGTTGGCCCGCGGCGCGGCGTGGGAGGTCCGGGAGTGGCTCGACCGCGCGCTCGCCGTCGCCGCCGAAGACGCCCCGGGGCGGGCGACGGCGCAGGCCAGGGCGGCGCTGTGCGCCGCACTGCACGCGGACCTGGAGGGCGCCAGGCAGCGGCTGGAGCTCGCCGAAGCCATCAGCGACGAAGACGCCGTTCCCTATGTCTGCCACGCGCGGGCCTTCGTGGCGTTGCTCGCGATCGAGCCGCACGCGCTGGAGAACGCGGCCGAAGCCGTGCGGATCTTCGGCGAGCGGGGCGAGGTGCGGAAACAGCTGCACCCGATGTTCATCCAGGCGGTGGCCACGGCGTTCCGCGGCGACCTCGCCGGCGCCCGGCGCCTGCTGGACGTGATGCTGCACCTGTGCGAATCCGCGAAGGACGAGTCCTACCGGTCCATGGCCCTGTTCGGGCTGGGCACGGTGGAGATCTTCTTCGGCGGCGACCTCGGCGTCGGCGAGCAGGCGATGCGCGACGCGCTGGAGATCGACCTGCGGGGGCCTGACGTGCTGTCGGCGGCGTACCGGGTGGACGGGCTGGCGTGGGCGTCGGCCCGGCGGGAAGACTGGCCGAGCGCGGCGAGGTTGTTCGGCACGGCGGCGACGTTGTGGGAGCGCTGCGGAGCGGAGCCGGACATCGCCGTGTCGCTGGCGCACCGGGAGCTGCTGGCGGCGACGCGCGGCGCGCTGGGCGAAGCGCGGTTCGAGGAAGCGTTCGCCGAAGGGCGGCGGCGGAATCCGCACGACATCCTGGCGGCCCCGGCGTGCTCGGAGCCGGCCGGAACCGCTGTGCTGCCGCCGCTGACCCGGCGCGAGTCGGAGATCGCCCGGCTGGTCGCGACCGGGCTGAGCAACCGCGAGATCGCCGTCCGCCTGGTCATCGCCCAGCGCACCGCGGAAACCCACGTCCAGCACATCCTGAACAAACTCGATCTGGCGAACCGGACCCAGGTCGCCATCTGGGTGAACGAGCGGGCCGAACCCGGGTCCGGTCCGGCGTGA
- a CDS encoding dienelactone hydrolase family protein, producing MLRKPRWKSSVALGAVLLAASGMTGTALASPGLGGDSPFARGPAPTEASVRAERGPFAVATETVGAGQGFGGGTISFPTDTSQGTFGAVAVAPGFLESESAIAWYGPRLASQGFVVITISTNSVWDTPDARSEELLAALRYVTDASQAKGRVDRNRLAVMGHSMGGGGTLIAARKTPTLKAAIPLTGWSPNTTFSDVSVPTFVVSAQNDLIAPDGTFSRPFYQSLPASLDKAYLLLAGAGHLAPTRPNTTIAEYSISWLKRFVDQDARYEQFLCPLPTGDPAIATYRGTCPLN from the coding sequence ATGCTGCGGAAACCACGCTGGAAGTCATCGGTCGCCCTCGGTGCTGTGCTGCTCGCCGCGTCGGGCATGACCGGTACCGCTCTCGCGTCACCCGGCCTCGGCGGTGACAGCCCCTTCGCGCGCGGACCCGCCCCGACCGAAGCTTCCGTCCGGGCCGAACGCGGCCCGTTCGCGGTCGCCACCGAAACGGTCGGTGCCGGTCAGGGTTTCGGTGGCGGGACGATCTCCTTCCCGACCGACACCAGCCAGGGCACTTTCGGCGCTGTCGCCGTCGCTCCGGGGTTTCTCGAGAGCGAGTCCGCGATTGCCTGGTACGGCCCGCGGCTCGCCTCCCAGGGCTTCGTCGTCATCACCATTTCCACCAACAGCGTGTGGGACACCCCGGACGCCCGCTCGGAAGAACTGCTCGCCGCACTGCGCTACGTCACCGATGCGAGCCAGGCCAAGGGACGCGTCGACCGGAACCGGCTGGCCGTCATGGGGCATTCGATGGGCGGTGGCGGGACACTGATCGCCGCGCGGAAGACGCCCACGCTGAAAGCCGCGATCCCGTTGACCGGCTGGAGCCCGAACACGACGTTTTCCGATGTCAGCGTGCCGACGTTCGTCGTGAGCGCCCAGAACGACCTCATCGCCCCGGACGGGACGTTCTCACGCCCGTTCTACCAGAGCTTGCCGGCTTCGCTGGACAAGGCGTACCTGCTGCTCGCCGGCGCCGGGCACCTCGCCCCGACCAGGCCGAACACGACGATCGCGGAGTACAGCATCTCCTGGCTGAAGCGTTTCGTCGACCAGGACGCCCGGTACGAGCAGTTCCTCTGCCCGCTGCCCACGGGTGACCCGGCGATCGCCACGTACCGGGGCACCTGCCCGCTGAACTGA
- a CDS encoding M48 family metalloprotease — translation MAAGTVAALALATAVPAAAAEPPTVDQDVAQLYQDVVDLYNGLPADALRDVDRLVESPIPRIGPRTQAAQDPIPGCTEGSLLTYANKLAAQLTPLENKAFDALSGLSQLYVQGVASDKTPQVFGTDGQYTPRATETIDKLRGFWDIESWNIQLVAWKGTDLGSQAKMAQTFSLGLAPAKVKNAAALATKVLYEIPALQGGRHPLLTLNAFSAPAGSLGGKRVALGDGLLDTVDLLGFDDVSVESVIGHEYGHQVDFAHDNHPRNESSEMGPDAYGGYFVAHAKGYAWNARTQQEVTYLDASIGDCYHSHGTPDQRKAAGAWGEKQATSQADPNRIIPSATMIEKFQREYPKLMPPATDQPAAAAVAAARG, via the coding sequence ATGGCAGCGGGCACCGTGGCGGCGCTCGCGCTCGCCACCGCCGTTCCCGCCGCCGCGGCGGAACCGCCCACTGTCGACCAGGACGTCGCGCAGCTGTACCAGGACGTCGTCGACCTCTACAACGGCCTGCCCGCGGACGCGCTGCGCGATGTCGACCGGCTCGTCGAGTCGCCGATCCCGCGGATCGGTCCCCGGACCCAGGCCGCGCAGGACCCGATCCCTGGCTGCACCGAGGGTTCGCTGCTGACGTACGCGAACAAGCTCGCGGCCCAGCTCACCCCGCTCGAGAACAAGGCGTTCGACGCGCTGTCGGGGCTCAGCCAGCTCTACGTCCAGGGGGTCGCTTCGGACAAGACCCCGCAGGTCTTCGGGACCGACGGCCAGTACACCCCGCGCGCCACCGAAACGATCGACAAGCTGCGCGGCTTCTGGGACATCGAAAGCTGGAACATCCAGCTCGTCGCCTGGAAGGGCACCGATCTCGGCAGCCAGGCGAAGATGGCGCAGACTTTCAGCCTCGGCCTCGCGCCGGCGAAAGTGAAGAACGCGGCCGCGCTCGCCACCAAGGTGCTCTACGAAATCCCGGCACTGCAGGGCGGCCGCCACCCGCTGCTGACCCTGAACGCGTTCTCCGCTCCGGCCGGCAGCCTCGGCGGCAAGCGCGTGGCGCTCGGCGACGGCCTCCTCGACACGGTCGATCTCCTCGGCTTCGACGACGTGTCGGTCGAGTCCGTGATCGGCCACGAGTACGGCCACCAGGTCGACTTCGCCCACGACAACCACCCGCGCAACGAGTCCTCGGAGATGGGCCCCGACGCCTACGGCGGCTACTTCGTCGCGCACGCCAAGGGGTACGCCTGGAACGCCCGCACCCAGCAGGAGGTCACCTACCTCGACGCGTCGATCGGGGATTGCTATCACAGCCACGGCACCCCCGACCAGCGCAAGGCCGCCGGCGCCTGGGGCGAGAAGCAGGCGACGAGCCAGGCCGACCCGAACCGGATCATCCCGTCCGCCACGATGATCGAGAAGTTCCAGAGGGAATACCCGAAGCTGATGCCGCCGGCCACGGACCAGCCGGCTGCGGCGGCGGTCGCCGCGGCTCGCGGCTGA
- a CDS encoding SDR family NAD(P)-dependent oxidoreductase: MTEPGTVLITGPTRNLGRHAVLAMAGRPDGQRPDLLLVGRAGRDLTAVAGEARALGARVRAIGCDLASLADVRAAAATARGLLADGAVRPLRALVANAGTMSADTRRASADGYELTFAVNHLAHAQLIGDLLASFTAPARVVLVGSSTYQANFWRKLLHVPEAQWADPVELARPAGGEQNPGMAASGVAYSNAKLAVLYYAHELQRQAGPGIAVSVFEPGWMPGTALGRGAPPVFQAMSRALGRIPGVSTPRRSGPLLAAMALDDRWAHLRDGAFVVKTKLTEVRPVAHDRDRERRLWEATAELLDRAADAAAGK; this comes from the coding sequence ATGACCGAACCCGGAACCGTCCTCATCACCGGCCCCACGCGCAACCTGGGGCGCCACGCCGTGCTGGCCATGGCCGGCCGCCCGGACGGGCAGCGTCCCGACCTGCTGCTCGTCGGCCGCGCCGGGCGCGACCTGACCGCGGTCGCCGGCGAAGCTCGCGCCCTCGGGGCGCGCGTCCGCGCAATCGGCTGCGACCTGGCGAGCCTGGCCGACGTCCGTGCCGCGGCGGCCACCGCCCGCGGCCTGCTCGCCGATGGCGCCGTCCGTCCGCTGCGCGCCCTGGTCGCCAACGCCGGCACCATGTCGGCCGACACGCGCCGCGCCTCGGCCGACGGCTACGAGCTGACCTTCGCCGTCAACCACCTCGCCCACGCGCAGCTCATCGGCGACCTGCTCGCGTCGTTCACCGCCCCGGCGCGGGTCGTGCTGGTCGGCTCGAGCACCTACCAGGCCAACTTCTGGCGCAAGCTGCTGCACGTGCCGGAGGCCCAGTGGGCCGACCCCGTCGAACTCGCCCGTCCGGCCGGCGGCGAACAGAACCCGGGCATGGCGGCCTCGGGCGTCGCGTACTCCAACGCCAAGCTCGCGGTCCTCTACTACGCCCACGAACTGCAGCGCCAGGCCGGCCCGGGGATCGCCGTGTCCGTGTTCGAACCGGGGTGGATGCCCGGCACCGCGCTGGGCCGCGGCGCTCCCCCGGTGTTCCAGGCGATGAGCCGCGCCTTGGGCCGGATTCCCGGTGTCTCGACACCGCGGCGCTCGGGACCGCTGCTGGCGGCGATGGCCCTCGACGACCGGTGGGCGCACCTGCGTGACGGCGCGTTCGTGGTGAAGACCAAGCTGACGGAGGTCCGGCCGGTGGCCCACGACCGCGACCGCGAGCGGCGCCTGTGGGAGGCGACCGCCGAGCTGCTGGACCGTGCCGCGGACGCGGCCGCGGGCAAGTAA
- a CDS encoding helix-turn-helix transcriptional regulator has translation MDSVETWEFGRAVRRWRDRLAPEAVGVPAGGRRRASGLRREELAALAGISADYLTRLEQGRATAPSTQVVESLARALRLTGAERDLLYRLAGHAPPGPDVVPSRITPSVQRLLDRLSHTPVVVYDATWTLLLANAPYHALMGDTTTWRGLERNAVWRNVTRLPSRVVHTPQEQADHEARLVADLRLTASRYPADRALRRLIAELTAGSPRFAELWDAEAPPSLADPSRRKTIDHPAVGPITLDCDTLLVASDDLRISVYTAEPGTEDAERLALATVLGTQSLRL, from the coding sequence ATGGACAGCGTGGAAACGTGGGAGTTCGGCCGGGCGGTGCGCCGCTGGCGCGACCGGCTGGCCCCGGAGGCCGTCGGCGTCCCGGCGGGCGGGCGGCGCCGGGCCAGCGGGTTGCGCCGCGAAGAACTGGCCGCGCTCGCCGGCATCTCGGCCGACTACCTGACCCGCCTCGAGCAGGGCCGCGCGACGGCGCCGTCGACGCAGGTCGTGGAGTCGCTGGCCCGCGCGCTGCGCCTGACCGGCGCCGAACGCGACCTGCTCTACCGCCTGGCCGGGCACGCCCCGCCCGGCCCGGACGTCGTGCCGTCGCGGATCACGCCGAGCGTGCAGCGGCTGCTCGACCGGCTCTCGCACACGCCGGTGGTCGTCTACGACGCAACGTGGACGCTCCTGCTGGCCAACGCGCCGTACCACGCGCTCATGGGTGACACGACGACGTGGCGCGGGCTGGAACGCAACGCGGTCTGGCGCAACGTCACCCGCTTGCCCTCACGGGTGGTGCACACCCCGCAGGAACAGGCGGACCACGAGGCCCGGCTCGTGGCCGATCTGCGCCTGACGGCGTCGCGCTACCCGGCGGACCGCGCGTTGCGGCGCCTGATCGCCGAGCTGACCGCGGGCAGCCCGCGGTTCGCCGAGCTCTGGGACGCGGAAGCCCCGCCGTCCCTGGCCGACCCGTCCCGCCGCAAGACGATCGACCACCCGGCGGTCGGCCCGATCACGCTGGACTGCGACACACTGCTCGTCGCGTCGGACGACTTGCGGATCAGTGTGTACACCGCCGAGCCCGGCACCGAGGACGCCGAACGCCTGGCTCTCGCTACGGTCCTGGGCACCCAGTCGCTCCGGCTCTGA
- a CDS encoding TetR family transcriptional regulator — translation MGYHLRDVVGRAIEVLDEYGLESLTMRRLAAELGLQPSALYHHVPNKQTLLAAIADEILRRGRRERRAADWDRRAVEVCANLRDAMLAYRDGADVVITAYTFGLGASEPAGELREALREGGLSGNVAEVGTRALLHLTFGYTAEEQAALQAAGAGAIDWEPAGGGDFEAGIELLLDGLRSKVHR, via the coding sequence GTGGGCTATCACCTGCGAGACGTCGTCGGGCGAGCGATCGAGGTCCTCGACGAGTACGGCCTGGAGTCGCTCACCATGCGCCGGCTCGCCGCCGAACTCGGCCTGCAGCCGAGCGCGCTGTACCACCACGTGCCCAACAAGCAGACGCTGCTGGCGGCGATCGCGGACGAAATCCTCCGCCGTGGCCGGCGAGAACGCCGGGCCGCGGACTGGGACAGGCGCGCGGTCGAGGTCTGCGCGAACCTGCGGGACGCGATGCTGGCCTACCGGGACGGCGCCGACGTGGTGATCACGGCGTACACGTTCGGCCTCGGCGCGAGCGAACCGGCGGGCGAACTGCGGGAGGCACTGCGCGAAGGCGGGCTGAGCGGCAACGTCGCCGAGGTGGGGACGCGCGCGCTGCTGCACCTGACGTTCGGCTACACGGCGGAGGAACAGGCGGCACTCCAGGCCGCGGGAGCGGGCGCGATCGACTGGGAGCCGGCCGGCGGCGGCGATTTCGAGGCGGGCATCGAACTGCTGCTCGACGGGCTGCGGTCCAAAGTGCACCGGTGA
- the bioB gene encoding biotin synthase BioB — protein MGSRFEQLADAVLAGSPATPEDALAVLRADDADVLALVAAAGRLRRAHFGNTVKVNYLVNLKSGLCPENCSYCSQALGSAAPILKYSWLSAEEALKQAGAGIAGGAGRVCLVSSGRGPSNRDIDRVTSMVGALKEEHPDVEVCACLGLLSDGQAERLKAAGVDAYNHNINTAESNHDKIVQTHTYADRVDTVEKAKRGGLSPCSGLIAGLGESDEQLVEALFALRELDADSIPVNFLMPFDGTPLEDTWELTPLRCLKILAMARFVCPDKEIRIAGGRELHLRSLQPIALHVANSLFLGDYLTSEGQAAEADLAMIRDNGFVVLGSEEDRVRTEPADPAIRRRGAGTGLVPNA, from the coding sequence ATGGGCTCCAGGTTCGAGCAGCTGGCCGACGCCGTCCTCGCCGGGAGTCCCGCGACGCCGGAAGACGCCCTTGCCGTCCTGCGGGCCGACGACGCCGACGTCCTGGCCCTCGTCGCCGCGGCCGGCCGGCTGCGCCGCGCGCACTTCGGCAACACCGTGAAGGTGAACTACCTGGTCAACCTGAAGTCCGGGCTGTGCCCCGAAAACTGCAGCTACTGCTCCCAGGCGCTCGGTTCCGCCGCGCCGATCCTCAAATACTCGTGGCTGTCCGCCGAGGAGGCGCTGAAGCAGGCCGGCGCCGGGATCGCCGGCGGCGCCGGCCGGGTCTGCCTGGTCTCCTCCGGCCGCGGGCCGTCGAACCGGGACATCGACCGGGTCACCTCGATGGTCGGGGCGCTGAAGGAAGAACACCCGGACGTCGAGGTCTGCGCCTGCCTCGGCCTGCTGTCCGACGGGCAGGCCGAGCGCCTCAAGGCCGCCGGGGTCGACGCCTACAACCACAACATCAACACCGCCGAGAGCAACCACGACAAGATCGTCCAGACCCACACCTACGCCGACCGCGTGGACACCGTCGAGAAGGCGAAGCGCGGCGGGCTTTCCCCGTGCTCCGGCCTGATCGCCGGGCTCGGCGAGTCCGACGAGCAGCTCGTCGAAGCCCTGTTCGCGCTCAGGGAGCTGGACGCGGACTCGATCCCGGTCAACTTCCTGATGCCCTTCGACGGCACTCCGCTCGAAGACACCTGGGAGCTGACGCCGTTGCGGTGCCTGAAGATCCTCGCGATGGCGCGGTTCGTCTGCCCGGACAAGGAGATCCGGATCGCCGGCGGCCGCGAGCTGCACCTGCGGTCGCTGCAGCCGATCGCGCTGCACGTCGCCAACTCGCTGTTCCTCGGCGACTACCTCACCTCGGAAGGGCAGGCCGCCGAGGCGGACCTCGCGATGATCCGGGACAACGGCTTCGTCGTGCTCGGGTCCGAAGAGGACCGCGTGCGGACCGAACCCGCCGATCCGGCGATCCGCCGCCGCGGCGCCGGCACCGGCCTCGTCCCGAACGCCTGA